A region of Chitinophaga horti DNA encodes the following proteins:
- a CDS encoding TlpA disulfide reductase family protein: MFRITFLLLLSSASAFAQQPYTIEGTLKNVPDGAVISLMRNEGNLLSEIAKDTVKGGKFRFDGSVDALTSLGLSGRSSGFPSMWLDLWVKPGSQVKVTGNRTHLKTWTVKSDIPEQKDQQRFMSRSKALLDQYQELSVQESALFEKRGKVDKSEHPAIRKSIDSIRKLQEPIQDAINRNELSLLESTSQHGTYWMKILKERARFSKYSSDTTLLFRTKAIYHALSEQEKSSYNGAEIRNLLYPPTVVKVGEKIADTELKDLQGNTHSLAEYKGKYLLIDFWSIGCGPCIAAMPELKKLHESAPANLAVISLSVDERTETWKKASDKFQLNWINLSDGKGMTGLAANYGVTGIPHYVIISPDGVLLDSWVGYSEGALEKRVGKFLGR; encoded by the coding sequence ATGTTCCGCATCACTTTCCTGCTCCTTTTATCATCTGCATCCGCATTCGCCCAACAACCTTATACTATCGAAGGCACGCTTAAAAACGTACCCGATGGTGCCGTGATCTCCCTCATGCGCAACGAGGGCAACCTGCTGAGCGAAATCGCGAAAGATACCGTAAAAGGCGGAAAGTTTCGCTTCGACGGCTCCGTTGATGCACTCACCTCCCTGGGCCTTTCCGGCCGGTCATCAGGCTTTCCTTCCATGTGGCTCGATCTATGGGTGAAACCAGGCAGCCAGGTAAAGGTTACGGGCAATCGCACGCACCTGAAGACCTGGACAGTAAAAAGTGACATCCCCGAACAAAAAGACCAGCAAAGATTCATGTCCCGCAGTAAAGCACTGCTCGATCAATACCAGGAATTATCCGTGCAGGAAAGTGCCCTGTTTGAAAAACGTGGAAAGGTAGATAAGTCTGAACACCCCGCTATCAGGAAAAGTATAGATTCTATACGTAAACTGCAGGAGCCCATCCAGGATGCGATCAACAGGAATGAACTCAGCCTGCTGGAATCCACCTCACAACATGGCACTTACTGGATGAAGATATTGAAAGAACGCGCCCGCTTCTCTAAATACAGCAGCGATACCACCTTGCTTTTCCGCACCAAGGCCATCTACCACGCATTGAGCGAGCAAGAAAAAAGCAGCTATAACGGCGCCGAGATCCGCAATCTTCTCTATCCTCCTACAGTAGTAAAAGTAGGCGAGAAAATAGCCGACACCGAGCTTAAAGACCTTCAGGGCAACACCCATTCGCTGGCCGAATACAAAGGTAAATACCTGCTCATCGATTTCTGGAGCATCGGTTGCGGCCCCTGCATCGCCGCTATGCCCGAACTTAAAAAGCTACACGAAAGCGCTCCCGCCAACCTGGCTGTGATCAGCCTCAGTGTAGACGAACGCACCGAGACCTGGAAAAAAGCCTCCGACAAGTTCCAGTTGAACTGGATCAACCTGAGCGACGGCAAAGGCATGACTGGGCTGGCGGCGAATTATGGTGTGACGGGTATACCGCATTATGTAATCATTTCACCGGACGGGGTGCTGCTGGATTCGTGGGTGGGGTATAGTGAGGGGGCGTTGGAGAAGAGAGTGGGGAAGTTTTTGGGGAGATAG
- a CDS encoding Nif3-like dinuclear metal center hexameric protein has protein sequence MYPEFNHSIPRRKFIGDLSKTAAGLAVLGWQPGHLSLTVQQVMDLVLKEGNLSRIADTVDTLKTGHAAQPVTGIITTMFPTINVIQEAIKHKANFIIAHEPAFYNHKDDKGWVKDNGVLRQKLAMIDKHQIVIWRFHDYCHALQPDAVSYGVARKAGWERYYKTGQLSLTIPAISLKQLAQHLKTSLGISQVRVIGDLAQSCTRIALMPGAWGGQRQVNAVETEKPDVLIVGELSEWETAEYIRDANLLGQKKGLIVLGHSVSEEPGMEYFAEWLRPKLPGIKVTHVSSNDPFTWL, from the coding sequence ATGTACCCTGAATTCAACCACTCAATTCCACGGAGAAAGTTCATTGGTGACCTCAGCAAAACTGCAGCGGGACTGGCAGTCCTGGGCTGGCAGCCGGGGCATTTATCGCTAACAGTACAGCAGGTGATGGACCTGGTCCTGAAAGAAGGCAACCTCTCACGAATCGCCGACACGGTCGATACGCTGAAAACCGGGCACGCCGCGCAGCCTGTCACGGGTATCATCACCACGATGTTCCCCACGATCAATGTCATACAGGAAGCGATTAAACATAAGGCAAACTTCATCATCGCGCATGAACCTGCGTTTTACAACCATAAAGACGATAAAGGGTGGGTGAAGGACAACGGGGTGCTCCGGCAAAAGCTGGCGATGATCGACAAACACCAGATAGTTATCTGGCGCTTCCATGACTACTGTCACGCTTTACAGCCAGATGCGGTGAGCTATGGTGTGGCCCGAAAGGCAGGGTGGGAGCGGTACTACAAAACAGGACAACTGTCGCTGACAATCCCTGCTATCTCCTTAAAGCAATTGGCGCAGCACCTTAAAACGTCATTAGGTATCTCGCAGGTCCGGGTTATTGGCGACCTGGCCCAGTCTTGTACACGTATTGCTTTGATGCCGGGCGCCTGGGGCGGACAGCGGCAGGTTAATGCGGTGGAAACGGAAAAGCCGGATGTCCTGATCGTCGGCGAATTGTCAGAATGGGAAACGGCCGAGTATATCCGCGACGCTAACCTGCTGGGGCAAAAGAAAGGGCTGATCGTTCTGGGGCATAGTGTAAGCGAGGAGCCGGGCATGGAATATTTCGCGGAGTGGCTGCGGCCTAAACTGCCTGGTATCAAGGTTACACATGTCTCCTCTAATGATCCTTTCACCTGGTTGTAA
- a CDS encoding C1 family peptidase, translating into MKFILTLVLSLLVWRAQGQDYGLGDKTTQAELNRLPLSKEISSKEILPTSYTLKRYTLPPDNQGPRSTCAARAVAAARSILYAYARGFTNSDSLRKYKFCPEYLYYKIKKPNDSGCIKGASVTKALDVVKKTGIVLRSQGLGDCPPYVDSNSAKQAGRYKLKADSLLSDKGAALSATTILKIKRALKRNNPVVISMRFYESFRKVGRDGFWAYSPTESLGDTLHHAMCIVGYDDFKKNGSFEVINSWGSGWGNNGYCWLTYEQLLQHVRYAIEVIDYNANAEIITGKIELLLPDNSPLNFRLKQPGNNETDTRLGNAVRYEMLDTFPTGITFKMKLGLTANGYVYLFSRKKDDSFSLVYPSQKTTPATFNSANQSCTLPSKGSFHVNEHNSEELCVIFSKDILDVDRLLDCANTNRMGLQEALQEICGVPPEQINDAFFDMQNMQFKTPKHRRYFLICYSFNINTML; encoded by the coding sequence ATGAAATTTATTTTGACATTGGTACTATCGTTGTTAGTCTGGCGCGCCCAGGGGCAAGATTATGGTTTGGGTGACAAAACAACGCAAGCGGAATTAAACAGATTGCCCCTTTCTAAAGAAATTTCAAGTAAGGAGATATTGCCCACTTCTTACACGTTAAAAAGGTATACGCTTCCCCCCGACAACCAAGGGCCTAGATCCACTTGTGCGGCCAGGGCGGTAGCTGCAGCCAGATCAATTCTCTACGCCTATGCACGAGGGTTTACAAATAGCGATAGTTTGAGGAAATACAAATTCTGTCCGGAATATTTATATTATAAGATTAAGAAACCGAACGACAGTGGTTGTATAAAAGGTGCGTCTGTTACGAAAGCGCTGGATGTTGTGAAGAAAACAGGAATCGTATTGAGAAGCCAGGGCTTAGGTGATTGTCCCCCGTATGTGGATAGTAATTCCGCAAAGCAGGCGGGCCGTTATAAATTAAAAGCGGATTCTCTCTTAAGCGATAAAGGGGCCGCTTTGAGTGCCACAACGATACTGAAGATAAAAAGGGCGCTTAAGCGAAACAATCCTGTGGTGATTTCAATGAGGTTTTATGAATCATTTCGTAAAGTTGGGCGCGATGGATTTTGGGCGTATTCACCTACCGAATCACTCGGTGATACCCTCCACCATGCGATGTGTATTGTTGGGTACGACGACTTTAAAAAGAATGGGTCATTTGAGGTGATTAACAGCTGGGGCAGCGGTTGGGGTAACAATGGTTATTGCTGGCTTACCTATGAACAACTGCTGCAACATGTGCGCTATGCCATTGAGGTGATCGACTATAACGCTAATGCGGAGATTATTACCGGAAAGATAGAACTGTTATTGCCGGATAATAGTCCGTTAAATTTTCGCTTAAAACAGCCGGGCAATAATGAGACGGATACCCGGCTTGGGAATGCCGTTCGATACGAGATGTTAGACACCTTTCCAACCGGGATCACGTTTAAGATGAAGCTCGGTCTTACCGCTAATGGTTATGTATACCTGTTTTCAAGAAAGAAAGATGATTCTTTTTCGTTGGTTTATCCCTCTCAAAAAACTACGCCGGCAACATTCAATTCTGCTAACCAATCTTGTACACTGCCTTCTAAAGGAAGCTTTCATGTAAATGAGCATAATAGCGAAGAACTCTGCGTTATATTTTCGAAGGATATCCTGGATGTAGACCGATTGCTAGATTGCGCTAATACCAACAGGATGGGCCTGCAGGAGGCGCTGCAGGAAATATGTGGTGTTCCGCCAGAGCAAATTAATGACGCCTTTTTTGACATGCAAAATATGCAGTTTAAAACACCAAAACACCGTCGCTATTTCCTGATTTGTTATTCATTCAATATAAATACGATGCTATGA
- a CDS encoding YdeI/OmpD-associated family protein: MATAKNGEEIKFFTTAKAFETWLKKNQEVSGVWLQLYKKDSGVKSLDRAGALDVALCYGWIDGQANKHDDQSYLQRFCPRRPKSLWSKVNIDHVARLTEAGRMQAAGHKAIEEAKADGRWAAAYDPPSSSETPADFIALLKKNKVAYAFFKTLNKTNLFAINWRLQTAKKAETREKRMLVIIGKLERGERFH; encoded by the coding sequence ATGGCAACAGCAAAAAACGGAGAGGAAATAAAGTTTTTTACGACAGCAAAAGCATTCGAAACCTGGTTAAAGAAAAACCAGGAAGTATCGGGCGTTTGGCTGCAACTCTATAAGAAAGATTCCGGCGTTAAATCCCTGGACCGCGCCGGCGCATTGGACGTAGCCCTCTGTTACGGCTGGATCGACGGACAGGCCAATAAACATGATGATCAGTCATACCTGCAGCGCTTCTGCCCCCGCCGCCCCAAAAGCCTTTGGTCGAAAGTCAACATTGATCATGTAGCCCGGCTGACCGAAGCCGGGAGGATGCAGGCCGCCGGGCACAAAGCCATCGAAGAAGCCAAGGCAGACGGCCGCTGGGCTGCTGCCTACGACCCACCGTCCAGCAGCGAGACGCCTGCTGATTTTATTGCGCTGTTAAAGAAGAACAAGGTGGCTTACGCCTTTTTTAAGACGCTGAATAAGACCAATCTTTTTGCGATTAACTGGCGGTTGCAGACGGCGAAGAAGGCGGAGACGCGGGAGAAGAGGATGTTGGTGATTATTGGGAAGCTGGAGCGGGGGGAGAGGTTTCATTGA
- a CDS encoding caspase family protein yields the protein MLFIQYKYDAMRYLLILLTTLLSISVAYGQPVKNTPEVTWISPKTVQSNTTADKLSVEVCVKSSTKLKDVKLYLNDKEVKPKTLDTVPDVVSVRPNSCNKLVKEVLVLSKGANYLKLVATNEAGATTQTYTVRYSQPRISVVDAPKPERRKALVIGNARYASQAYIPNCYNDADSIEHIFKKLNFTVVKKMDLSMQSFLQTLDSFCVDIDQYDAVVVYYSGHGFEVNGFNCMFPVDATVADLPNLLGQYSITSDPSNPIMQRFFANGVKKTIFILDACRDNPLSDALKDDGYGKHLKSAHFDKKTFLIDSSDRTRMRIEKDNGVSAPAGCLIAYATVAGMKAESVSRNSGRNSPYTAALLKNLKRQGLPVIDMLKEVQRTLKNTRLLEQDCSFYYSLPEDFTFNMIDTSLYASRNGVLMNYTDERDKKYCGVYRSISIDTEAMEDTVSGLQFHLDFEVNGMRGDGRVYIEFYDEQGLPLKDFNQAWTDGNIRLRSEFSTNNYSYSNSDLSRDLFLSYASFDPALKGQTVHYVITASANDYIKLKTKLRPLVLPVWK from the coding sequence TTGTTATTCATTCAATATAAATACGATGCTATGAGGTATTTATTAATCTTATTAACGACACTATTATCTATATCAGTTGCATACGGCCAACCAGTAAAAAATACACCTGAAGTTACCTGGATTAGCCCTAAGACAGTGCAATCCAACACAACTGCCGATAAGTTGAGTGTAGAGGTCTGCGTTAAAAGCAGTACCAAACTCAAGGATGTAAAACTGTACCTGAACGATAAAGAAGTAAAGCCTAAAACGTTAGATACCGTACCGGACGTTGTATCTGTACGTCCCAATAGCTGCAACAAGCTAGTAAAAGAGGTGTTGGTGTTGTCGAAAGGCGCCAACTACCTTAAATTGGTCGCTACGAATGAAGCTGGTGCTACCACGCAAACCTATACGGTAAGGTATAGCCAGCCGAGGATTAGTGTTGTAGACGCACCTAAGCCGGAACGAAGGAAGGCTCTGGTAATCGGCAATGCGCGCTACGCATCCCAGGCGTATATTCCCAATTGTTATAATGATGCCGATTCGATTGAACATATCTTTAAGAAATTGAATTTTACAGTGGTCAAAAAGATGGACCTTTCCATGCAATCATTTTTGCAGACCCTCGATTCTTTTTGCGTGGACATTGATCAATACGACGCCGTAGTCGTCTATTACAGCGGACATGGATTCGAAGTGAACGGGTTTAATTGTATGTTCCCGGTAGATGCCACGGTAGCCGACTTGCCAAATTTATTAGGTCAGTATAGTATCACCAGCGATCCCAGTAACCCGATCATGCAACGTTTTTTTGCAAATGGCGTAAAAAAGACAATTTTTATTTTGGACGCCTGTAGAGACAATCCGTTAAGCGATGCGCTTAAAGATGATGGGTATGGCAAACACCTAAAGTCAGCTCATTTCGATAAAAAGACCTTTTTAATCGACAGTAGTGATCGTACGAGGATGCGAATTGAAAAGGACAATGGGGTTAGTGCCCCAGCCGGCTGCCTGATAGCGTATGCGACCGTTGCGGGAATGAAAGCGGAATCTGTTTCCCGGAATAGCGGACGTAACAGTCCATACACCGCAGCGCTTTTAAAAAATTTGAAACGACAAGGACTGCCAGTCATCGACATGCTGAAAGAAGTGCAGCGTACGTTGAAAAATACCCGGCTACTTGAACAGGATTGTTCCTTTTATTACAGCCTACCGGAGGATTTTACGTTTAATATGATAGATACCTCCTTATATGCTAGTAGAAATGGCGTATTGATGAATTATACAGACGAGCGGGATAAAAAGTATTGCGGTGTATACAGGAGCATATCGATAGATACGGAAGCCATGGAGGACACCGTAAGTGGCTTGCAATTTCACCTCGATTTTGAAGTGAATGGTATGCGGGGAGATGGGCGTGTGTATATAGAGTTTTATGACGAGCAGGGGCTACCGCTGAAAGACTTTAATCAGGCCTGGACGGACGGGAATATACGGTTGAGGTCGGAATTTTCCACCAACAACTATAGTTACTCAAATAGTGATCTTAGCCGCGACCTGTTTTTGTCTTATGCCAGTTTTGATCCGGCGTTGAAGGGGCAAACAGTGCATTATGTTATCACAGCGAGCGCGAATGACTATATAAAACTAAAAACGAAATTGCGGCCTTTAGTGTTGCCAGTTTGGAAATAG
- a CDS encoding pirin family protein produces MPPVTEQVRKRRRPFVFLDHVAPKVQEKINKRGTGAHPHRGIATLTYVLNGEDEHFDSAGNYAMVHSGGVQWMKAGNGIIHDETLNYDSQTNSKLIHAFQFWINLPSKIKAESPGYLAIEGNEVPFKTLPDANGWIKVIVGTFEELKSAIPDYSGQFLYHIHLEAGAVFNIGFEEQIEVAAYLPTASATINDESFNAGDFVEFDRKEGSMEIRNLNSDACDVLLFGGERYSEPIVAEGPFVMNAEIEIGEAYRDFYGGKYGKIDYEGQRAK; encoded by the coding sequence ATACCGCCTGTTACCGAACAGGTACGCAAACGCCGTAGGCCCTTCGTATTCCTCGACCACGTTGCGCCCAAGGTTCAGGAGAAGATCAATAAGAGAGGTACCGGCGCGCACCCGCACCGCGGCATCGCCACTTTAACTTACGTGCTGAATGGTGAGGACGAGCATTTTGATAGTGCCGGCAACTACGCCATGGTACATTCCGGCGGCGTACAGTGGATGAAGGCCGGCAACGGCATCATTCACGACGAAACCCTGAATTACGACTCGCAAACCAATTCTAAATTGATCCACGCTTTCCAGTTCTGGATCAACCTGCCTTCGAAAATCAAAGCCGAATCTCCGGGGTATCTGGCGATCGAAGGCAATGAAGTACCGTTTAAAACACTGCCCGATGCGAACGGCTGGATCAAAGTAATCGTGGGTACGTTCGAAGAGTTGAAATCGGCCATCCCCGACTATTCCGGGCAGTTCCTGTATCATATCCATCTCGAAGCAGGCGCAGTTTTCAACATCGGGTTTGAGGAACAAATCGAAGTAGCCGCATATCTGCCGACCGCGTCCGCAACGATCAATGACGAAAGTTTCAATGCAGGTGACTTTGTAGAATTTGACAGGAAGGAGGGAAGTATGGAGATCCGGAACCTTAACAGTGATGCTTGTGATGTGCTGTTGTTTGGTGGTGAGCGTTACAGCGAGCCCATTGTGGCAGAAGGCCCTTTCGTGATGAACGCCGAGATCGAAATCGGAGAGGCTTACCGGGATTTTTATGGCGGGAAGTATGGGAAGATTGATTATGAGGGGCAGCGGGCGAAATAA